One genomic window of Providencia hangzhouensis includes the following:
- the hemB gene encoding porphobilinogen synthase: MNNLHSIQRMRRLRKTEKLRTLFQETHLSINDLCLPIFVEEELDDYMPINSMPGVMRIPEKRLAYEIERIANAGIKSVMTFGVSHHLDDNGSDAWQENGLVARMSRICKETVPEMIVMSDTCFCEYTSHGHCGVMHGHIVDNDATIHNLGLQAVAAARAGADFIAPSAAMDGQVAAIRHALDEAGFTDTAIMSYSTKFASALYGPFRDAAGSCLKGDRKTYQMNPMNRREALHESLIDEREGADALMIKPAGAYLDIIRDLREHTQLPIGAYQVSGEYAQIKFAAQAGAIDETRVALETLGSIKRAGADLIFTYFALQLAEANAL, translated from the coding sequence GTGAACAACCTGCATTCCATTCAACGCATGAGAAGATTGCGTAAAACTGAAAAACTCCGCACTTTATTCCAAGAAACTCACCTTTCTATTAATGACCTTTGCTTGCCAATTTTTGTTGAAGAAGAACTCGACGATTATATGCCAATCAACAGCATGCCGGGTGTTATGCGTATTCCTGAAAAACGCCTTGCTTATGAAATTGAGCGTATCGCAAATGCAGGAATAAAATCAGTGATGACCTTTGGGGTTTCCCATCATCTTGATGATAATGGTAGTGATGCATGGCAAGAAAATGGTTTAGTGGCACGTATGTCACGTATCTGTAAAGAAACCGTCCCTGAAATGATAGTGATGTCTGACACCTGTTTTTGTGAATACACTTCCCATGGTCACTGTGGTGTCATGCACGGCCATATCGTTGATAACGATGCAACCATCCATAACCTAGGTTTACAAGCGGTTGCCGCTGCACGCGCAGGTGCTGATTTTATTGCCCCATCTGCTGCAATGGATGGCCAAGTTGCCGCAATTCGTCATGCACTTGATGAAGCTGGTTTTACAGACACCGCTATTATGTCTTACTCCACAAAATTTGCTTCAGCACTGTATGGCCCATTCCGAGATGCAGCGGGTTCATGCCTTAAAGGGGATAGAAAAACCTATCAGATGAACCCAATGAACCGCCGTGAAGCACTACATGAATCACTAATTGATGAACGTGAAGGTGCTGACGCGCTAATGATTAAACCTGCTGGGGCTTATTTGGATATTATTCGTGATTTACGCGAGCATACCCAATTACCTATCGGTGCTTATCAAGTCAGTGGCGAATATGCACAAATTAAATTTGCTGCTCAAGCGGGTGCAATTGATGAAACTCGTGTGGCTCTTGAAACACTGGGGTCAATCAAACGCGCAGGTGCTGATCTTATTTTCACTTATTTCGCTTTACAATTAGCCGAAGCCAACGCGTTATAA
- the ribA gene encoding GTP cyclohydrolase II: MQLKRVAEAKLPTPFGEFLMVGFEEIATGRDHVALIFGDISGSEPVLSRIHSECLTGDALFSLRCDCGFQLEAALSQISKEGRGVLLYHRQEGRNIGLLNKIRAYALQDQGLDTVEANIKLGFKADERDFTLCSDMYKLLGINEVRLLTNNPKKIDIMREAGINVVERVPLIVGRNPSNEHYLDVKAEKMGHMLFKHQ; encoded by the coding sequence ATGCAGCTAAAACGCGTTGCCGAAGCTAAGCTCCCTACACCTTTTGGTGAATTTTTGATGGTGGGTTTTGAAGAAATCGCAACCGGTCGTGATCATGTAGCGTTAATTTTTGGCGATATCTCAGGAAGTGAACCGGTACTCAGCCGGATCCACTCCGAATGTTTAACAGGAGATGCGTTATTTAGTCTACGCTGCGATTGTGGTTTTCAATTAGAAGCCGCACTCTCTCAGATTAGTAAAGAAGGCCGAGGGGTATTACTTTACCATCGTCAAGAAGGCCGAAATATTGGCTTGCTGAATAAAATCCGAGCTTATGCATTGCAAGATCAAGGCTTAGATACGGTTGAAGCTAACATTAAGTTAGGCTTTAAAGCGGATGAACGTGATTTTACCTTATGCTCTGATATGTATAAGTTATTGGGGATAAATGAAGTCCGCTTATTGACGAATAACCCGAAAAAAATCGATATCATGCGTGAAGCTGGAATTAACGTGGTAGAACGTGTTCCGTTGATCGTTGGCCGCAACCCAAGTAATGAACATTATCTTGACGTTAAAGCAGAAAAAATGGGCCATATGCTATTTAAGCACCAATGA
- a CDS encoding phosphatase PAP2 family protein produces the protein MKKTVLVVCTFALLLIMPPMVMIVTGWHWSPETQFNSMKWILWLTDTAGAPYSILTSLLFLGAVVFIFRSEKKQRLKILLVLVGIVLLQQGLKTALKSTFKEPRPYVEWLATEYQIPSSDFYALKRSERAKLIKDTVKQDEYIAKWQRKHWQAETGYSFPSGHMLFAAGWALFLIALFWQQRLYVLSIGLAIWAEGIAFSRMLLGMHWPIDIITSVIISACFALFGYYILRAWGILSKTD, from the coding sequence ATGAAAAAAACTGTTTTGGTCGTTTGTACTTTTGCATTGTTATTAATTATGCCTCCCATGGTGATGATAGTTACAGGGTGGCATTGGTCACCAGAAACCCAGTTTAACTCAATGAAATGGATACTCTGGCTGACAGACACTGCGGGAGCACCTTATAGTATTTTAACGTCTCTGTTATTTCTTGGAGCTGTTGTATTTATCTTTCGTTCAGAAAAAAAACAGCGACTGAAAATATTGCTTGTTCTTGTTGGCATTGTATTACTGCAGCAAGGTTTGAAGACGGCATTAAAAAGTACGTTTAAAGAGCCTCGCCCTTATGTGGAATGGCTGGCAACCGAATATCAAATTCCTTCATCAGACTTTTATGCGTTAAAACGTAGTGAACGAGCAAAATTAATTAAAGACACCGTCAAACAAGATGAATATATAGCGAAATGGCAGCGTAAACACTGGCAAGCAGAAACCGGATATTCTTTTCCTTCTGGTCATATGTTATTTGCAGCTGGCTGGGCATTGTTTTTAATTGCGCTTTTTTGGCAACAACGTTTATACGTTTTATCGATAGGGCTCGCTATTTGGGCTGAGGGGATTGCATTTAGTCGTATGTTGTTGGGCATGCATTGGCCTATTGATATAATTACTTCAGTGATCATCAGTGCGTGTTTTGCCTTATTTGGTTATTATATTTTGCGAGCATGGGGAATACTGAGTAAAACCGATTAA
- a CDS encoding LapA family protein: MKYFLILLLAVAFFIISITLGSSNDQVITFNYLIAKGDFSLSTLLASLFGVGFVLGWLVCAVFYLRVIVSLKNARRKIRRLESQLGAGESHISDSTSLVTTQNKE, encoded by the coding sequence GTGAAATATTTTCTGATTTTATTACTAGCGGTCGCTTTTTTTATTATTTCGATTACGCTAGGTTCAAGCAATGATCAGGTTATTACATTTAACTACCTGATTGCAAAAGGGGATTTTTCATTATCGACCCTTCTTGCATCACTTTTTGGTGTCGGTTTTGTGCTAGGTTGGCTAGTTTGTGCTGTGTTTTATTTACGAGTCATTGTTAGCCTGAAAAACGCACGTCGTAAAATTAGACGTTTAGAATCACAATTAGGTGCTGGAGAAAGTCATATTTCCGATTCAACCTCATTAGTGACGACTCAGAACAAGGAATAA
- the lapB gene encoding lipopolysaccharide assembly protein LapB, with translation MFELLFLLLPVAAAYGWYMGRRSAQQDKQQHANRLSRDYVTGVNFLLSNQQDKAVDLFLDMLKNEDSSAFEAHLTLGNLFRSRGEVERAIRIHQSLVESAALSFEQRLLATQQLGRDYMAAGVYDRAENMFQQLTDEVDFKQSALQSLLNIYQLTSDWTKAIETAGKLVKLGHTELREQIAHFYCELATQQLASDDLEDALTFLNKAEQADNHCARVSIMKGRLFIEQGNYDKAIHVLKQVYEQDRELVAETLPLLFDCYQHTGQADEWEDYLRQCVAGNSGAIAELYLADIIVEKQNHEAAANYINDQIQRHPTMRLFYRLMDYHLEEAEDGRAKESLILLRKMVGEQIRTKPDYRCHKCGFTSRALYWHCPSCRSWDTIKPIRGLDGQ, from the coding sequence ATGTTCGAGTTGCTGTTTCTGCTGCTACCAGTTGCTGCTGCTTACGGTTGGTACATGGGGCGCAGAAGTGCTCAACAAGATAAGCAACAACATGCGAATCGCTTGTCACGTGATTATGTGACAGGCGTTAACTTCCTATTGTCTAATCAACAAGATAAAGCTGTCGATTTATTCCTCGACATGCTGAAAAATGAAGATAGCTCTGCTTTTGAAGCACACCTCACGTTGGGAAATTTATTCCGTTCTCGTGGTGAAGTTGAACGCGCCATTCGTATTCACCAGTCGCTGGTGGAAAGTGCCGCTTTATCATTTGAACAACGCTTATTAGCAACTCAACAACTCGGTCGAGATTACATGGCTGCTGGGGTTTATGACCGAGCAGAAAACATGTTTCAACAATTGACGGATGAAGTCGATTTCAAACAAAGTGCCTTACAATCCCTGTTAAATATTTATCAATTAACTAGTGATTGGACAAAAGCTATTGAAACAGCAGGTAAACTGGTTAAATTAGGGCATACAGAGCTACGTGAGCAAATTGCACACTTTTATTGTGAATTAGCGACTCAACAACTTGCTAGCGATGATCTCGAAGATGCACTGACCTTTTTAAATAAGGCAGAGCAAGCCGACAACCACTGCGCTCGGGTCTCAATTATGAAAGGGCGCTTGTTCATCGAACAAGGTAATTACGACAAAGCAATTCATGTCCTAAAACAAGTCTATGAGCAAGATAGAGAGCTCGTCGCTGAAACGCTACCTTTGCTGTTTGATTGCTACCAACATACTGGCCAAGCCGATGAGTGGGAAGATTACCTACGTCAGTGTGTTGCGGGTAACTCAGGGGCTATTGCAGAGCTTTATTTAGCGGATATTATTGTTGAAAAGCAAAATCACGAAGCCGCTGCAAATTATATTAATGACCAAATTCAACGTCATCCTACCATGCGTTTATTCTATCGTTTAATGGATTACCATCTTGAAGAAGCTGAAGATGGAAGGGCAAAAGAAAGTTTGATCTTGCTACGAAAAATGGTAGGGGAGCAAATTCGTACCAAACCCGATTATCGTTGCCATAAATGTGGGTTTACATCACGTGCATTATATTGGCATTGCCCATCTTGTCGCTCGTGGGACACGATTAAACCTATTCGTGGGCTAGATGGGCAGTGA
- the pyrF gene encoding orotidine-5'-phosphate decarboxylase encodes MISSTENHTHSPIIVALDYENANEALAFVDRIDPRDCRLKVGKEMFTFNGPQFVKSLHDRGFDVFLDLKFHDIPNTVARAVAAAAEMGVWMVNVHASGGARMMEAARQSLEPYGKEAPLLTAVTVLTSMDESDLIGVGINLSPAAHAERLALLTKQCGLDGVVCSAHEAQRLKQICGADFKLVTPGIRPTGSDVGDQRRIMTPQDAVKAGVDYMVIGRPITRSENPTATLQQINQSIEGLL; translated from the coding sequence ATGATTTCCTCAACTGAGAACCACACACATTCACCAATTATTGTGGCACTTGACTATGAAAATGCTAATGAGGCTTTGGCTTTTGTGGATCGCATTGACCCACGTGATTGTCGCTTAAAAGTAGGCAAAGAAATGTTTACTTTTAATGGCCCTCAATTTGTTAAGTCACTCCATGATCGTGGTTTTGATGTTTTCTTAGATTTGAAGTTTCATGATATTCCAAATACTGTTGCCCGAGCGGTTGCAGCTGCGGCTGAAATGGGGGTATGGATGGTTAATGTTCATGCAAGTGGTGGTGCTCGTATGATGGAGGCGGCACGCCAATCTCTTGAGCCTTATGGTAAAGAGGCGCCATTACTCACAGCAGTAACCGTATTAACGAGTATGGATGAATCTGACCTCATTGGTGTTGGGATTAACCTGTCACCAGCTGCTCATGCAGAGCGTTTGGCCTTATTAACCAAACAATGCGGGCTAGATGGTGTTGTTTGCTCTGCTCATGAAGCCCAACGTTTAAAACAAATTTGTGGTGCCGATTTCAAATTAGTTACCCCAGGTATTCGCCCAACGGGAAGTGATGTTGGGGACCAACGCCGCATTATGACACCACAAGATGCAGTGAAGGCGGGTGTGGATTATATGGTGATTGGTCGTCCGATTACGCGTAGTGAAAACCCAACTGCCACATTACAACAAATCAATCAGTCTATTGAAGGTTTGCTATGA
- the yciH gene encoding stress response translation initiation inhibitor YciH produces the protein MNDSNSRLVYSTETGRIAEDKPKIERPKGDGIVRIRRETSGRKGKGVCVVTGLDLEDSGLAKLAADLKKKCGCGGAVKDGNVEIQGDKRDVIKQYLEAKGFQVKLAGG, from the coding sequence ATGAATGATTCAAATAGTCGTCTTGTTTACAGTACAGAAACAGGGCGTATTGCTGAAGATAAACCCAAAATTGAAAGGCCTAAAGGTGATGGTATTGTGCGGATCCGCCGTGAGACATCAGGCCGTAAAGGAAAAGGGGTTTGTGTTGTAACTGGTCTTGACCTTGAAGACAGCGGATTAGCTAAATTAGCGGCTGATCTTAAAAAGAAGTGTGGCTGTGGCGGAGCTGTCAAAGACGGTAACGTTGAAATTCAAGGCGATAAACGTGATGTTATCAAACAGTACCTTGAGGCGAAAGGTTTTCAAGTTAAGTTAGCTGGTGGCTGA
- the nadS gene encoding NadS family protein, whose product MSIFNELKASLEEAVEIKQGHQKAANVTRYEITDVKAIREQLNVSQSELAHALGTSLDTIKSWELKRRNPTGLAAKILIAIKRNPALFAELAAI is encoded by the coding sequence ATGAGTATATTCAACGAATTAAAAGCCTCTTTAGAAGAAGCTGTTGAAATAAAACAAGGCCATCAAAAAGCCGCTAATGTTACTCGTTACGAAATTACTGATGTCAAAGCTATTCGAGAGCAACTGAATGTTTCCCAAAGCGAATTAGCTCATGCACTAGGAACTAGCCTCGATACAATTAAAAGTTGGGAACTTAAACGACGAAACCCAACAGGGCTAGCAGCTAAAATACTCATCGCCATTAAACGTAACCCAGCTTTATTTGCTGAGTTAGCAGCAATTTAA
- a CDS encoding type II toxin-antitoxin system RelE/ParE family toxin, whose product MSHAIEFIETSFFTKQIQSIATQEELRILQNELIAWPDKGDIIQGTGGLRKIRMATGNKGKSASVRVIYFLATAEIIYFIMAYPKNVKDTLNDLEKAELKKLTKLLKNEV is encoded by the coding sequence GTGAGTCACGCAATTGAATTTATTGAAACCAGCTTTTTTACCAAACAAATCCAATCTATCGCCACACAAGAAGAACTTAGGATATTACAAAATGAACTTATCGCATGGCCAGATAAAGGCGATATCATCCAAGGAACGGGTGGGCTTCGTAAAATTAGGATGGCAACTGGTAATAAAGGAAAAAGTGCAAGTGTACGAGTTATTTATTTCCTAGCTACAGCAGAAATTATTTATTTTATAATGGCTTATCCAAAAAATGTCAAAGATACGCTAAATGACTTAGAAAAAGCAGAATTAAAGAAACTAACGAAATTACTAAAAAATGAGGTATAA
- the osmB gene encoding osmotically-inducible lipoprotein OsmB produces the protein MNTVSKRILSFMVITTVAISVSACSNMSKRDKNTAIGAGVGAVGGAVLTGGSSIGTVGGAAIGGIIGHQVGK, from the coding sequence ATGAACACAGTAAGCAAACGTATTTTATCATTCATGGTGATAACTACTGTCGCTATCAGCGTCAGTGCCTGTTCAAATATGTCTAAACGCGATAAAAACACAGCGATTGGTGCCGGTGTAGGAGCTGTTGGTGGCGCTGTATTGACAGGCGGAAGTTCCATAGGAACCGTAGGTGGTGCGGCTATTGGCGGAATTATTGGACACCAAGTAGGCAAATAA
- a CDS encoding exoribonuclease II — protein MFQDNPLLAQLKQKLHAQTPRVEGLVKSTEKGFGFLEVDGQKSYFIPPPQMKKVMHGDRVIAAVHTDKDREFAEPEELVEPFLDRFVGKIQKKENDNRLFVIPDHPLLKDMISCRPINGITHEFKQDDWVVAQMRRHPLKGDKTFYAEITEFITDGDDHFAPWWVTLRRHQLDRNEPQMVDSERDDQGIERVDLTHLHFTTIDNASTEDIDDALYVEKTDNGDLKLYIAIADPTSYIPEGSELDKLALARGYTNYLPGFNIPMLPRKLSDDLCSLRPNERRPALVCIALIKEDGRIDDNIEFFSAWVESKSKLVYDEVSDWLENTGSWQPENDTDKQQILLLKEMADRRLLWRENNALVFKDRPDYRFVLDDKGIVVDIVTERRRSSNRIVEEAMITSNLCAAAVLKEKLGFGVFNVHMGFEPLQIDQVVQTLKDNGIETTAESLLSLEGFRQLRRQLDAQPTQFLDSRIRRYQTFAEVKAEPGPHFGLGFEAYATWTSPIRKYTDIVNHRLIKSIIAGKPSTNKPSEELSIKLAERRRANRMAERDVGDWLYSRYLKPFEGTDTKFPAEIIDITRGGVRVRLVDNGAVAFVPAPFIHSVRDEIQCSQETGNVLVKGEIAYQLNDIINVTINEVRMETRNIVARPAE, from the coding sequence ATGTTCCAAGACAACCCACTGCTCGCACAGCTTAAACAAAAACTACATGCCCAAACCCCACGCGTCGAAGGGCTGGTAAAAAGTACAGAAAAAGGCTTTGGCTTCCTCGAAGTTGATGGCCAAAAAAGCTATTTCATTCCGCCTCCTCAAATGAAAAAGGTCATGCATGGTGATCGTGTTATTGCTGCGGTTCATACCGATAAAGACCGTGAATTTGCAGAACCAGAAGAACTGGTAGAACCTTTTTTAGATAGGTTTGTTGGGAAAATACAAAAGAAAGAAAATGATAACCGTTTATTTGTCATTCCCGATCACCCATTACTGAAGGATATGATTTCTTGCCGTCCTATCAATGGCATTACTCATGAGTTTAAGCAAGATGATTGGGTTGTTGCACAAATGCGACGCCATCCATTAAAAGGCGATAAAACCTTCTACGCTGAAATTACTGAGTTTATCACTGACGGAGATGATCATTTTGCACCATGGTGGGTAACGTTACGCCGTCACCAATTAGACCGTAATGAACCGCAAATGGTTGATAGCGAACGTGATGACCAAGGTATTGAACGAGTTGATTTAACTCACTTGCACTTTACGACCATAGACAATGCAAGTACTGAAGATATAGATGACGCACTCTATGTTGAAAAAACCGATAATGGTGACTTAAAACTGTATATCGCTATTGCTGACCCAACAAGCTATATACCAGAAGGTAGCGAACTCGATAAACTGGCTTTAGCCCGTGGCTACACCAACTATTTACCGGGTTTTAATATTCCAATGCTACCGCGCAAATTATCTGACGACCTGTGCTCTTTGCGCCCAAATGAACGTCGCCCTGCTTTAGTCTGCATTGCACTCATCAAAGAAGATGGTCGCATTGACGATAATATTGAGTTTTTCAGCGCTTGGGTCGAATCAAAATCTAAATTAGTTTATGACGAAGTCTCTGATTGGCTTGAAAATACAGGCAGTTGGCAGCCAGAAAATGACACTGACAAACAACAAATTTTGCTGCTTAAAGAAATGGCAGATAGGCGTTTACTATGGCGCGAAAACAATGCACTCGTGTTCAAAGATCGCCCTGATTACCGCTTTGTATTAGATGATAAAGGAATTGTGGTTGATATCGTGACTGAACGTCGCCGCAGCTCTAATCGCATTGTTGAAGAAGCCATGATCACCTCTAACCTCTGTGCTGCCGCAGTACTGAAAGAAAAATTAGGATTTGGCGTATTTAATGTGCATATGGGCTTTGAACCCCTACAAATTGACCAAGTCGTGCAAACGCTTAAAGATAATGGCATTGAAACAACGGCTGAATCATTATTATCACTAGAAGGCTTCCGCCAACTACGCCGTCAACTAGATGCACAGCCGACCCAATTCCTCGATAGCCGCATTCGCCGTTACCAAACTTTCGCAGAAGTCAAAGCTGAGCCCGGCCCGCATTTCGGTTTAGGGTTTGAAGCTTATGCGACTTGGACTTCACCAATTCGTAAATATACCGATATCGTCAACCACCGTTTAATCAAATCTATTATTGCTGGTAAACCTTCAACGAATAAGCCATCCGAAGAATTATCAATCAAGTTAGCCGAACGTCGTCGTGCAAACCGCATGGCTGAACGTGATGTGGGTGATTGGCTCTATTCTCGTTACTTAAAACCTTTTGAAGGTACGGATACCAAATTCCCAGCTGAAATTATTGATATCACTCGTGGTGGCGTAAGAGTCCGTTTGGTAGATAATGGTGCTGTAGCTTTTGTTCCTGCGCCTTTTATTCATAGTGTTCGTGATGAGATCCAATGTAGCCAAGAAACAGGTAATGTACTTGTTAAAGGTGAAATAGCTTACCAACTTAACGATATTATCAATGTCACCATTAATGAAGTTCGTATGGAAACACGTAATATCGTCGCTAGACCAGCCGAATAA
- the nth gene encoding endonuclease III: MNKSKRIEILTRLRDNNPHPTTELEFNSPFELLIAVLLSAQATDVSVNKATAKLYPVANTPEAIMALGVDGIKEYIKTIGLFNTKAESVYKTCQILIEKHNSQVPENREALEALPGVGRKTANVVLNTAFGWPTIAVDTHIFRVCNRTNFAPGKNVVEVEDKLLKVVPAEFKVDCHHWFILHGRYTCIARKPRCGSCIIEDLCEFKDKIYPED; the protein is encoded by the coding sequence ATGAATAAATCAAAACGCATTGAAATTCTAACTCGTCTACGGGATAACAACCCACACCCTACAACGGAGTTAGAATTTAACTCCCCTTTTGAGCTATTAATCGCCGTTTTATTATCAGCTCAAGCTACTGACGTGAGTGTCAATAAAGCGACAGCAAAGCTATATCCTGTAGCTAATACGCCTGAAGCTATTATGGCACTCGGTGTGGATGGAATAAAAGAGTACATTAAAACCATTGGCTTATTTAATACCAAAGCTGAAAGCGTCTATAAAACCTGTCAAATTTTAATCGAAAAGCACAACAGCCAAGTCCCTGAAAACCGAGAGGCTTTAGAAGCTTTACCGGGTGTTGGCCGCAAAACGGCAAATGTGGTTCTTAATACCGCATTTGGCTGGCCGACTATCGCCGTTGACACGCATATTTTCCGTGTCTGCAATCGTACTAACTTTGCTCCTGGTAAGAATGTCGTTGAAGTTGAAGACAAACTCCTTAAAGTTGTACCTGCAGAGTTTAAAGTAGATTGTCACCATTGGTTTATTTTGCATGGACGTTATACTTGTATTGCCCGCAAACCCCGCTGTGGCTCTTGTATTATCGAAGATTTATGCGAATTTAAAGATAAAATATATCCAGAAGATTGA
- a CDS encoding electron transport complex subunit E, whose translation MSDSSKDLLVQGLWKNNSALVQLLGLCPLLAVSSTATNALGLGLATTLVLVCTNVAVSALRRWVPSEIRIPIYVMIIASVVSAVQMLINAYAFGLYESLGIFIPLIVTNCIVIGRAEAYASRNPVGLSALDGFAMGLGATATLLVLGAIREVLGNGTLFDGADLLLGSWATSLRIEVLHLDSPFLLAMLPPGAFIGLALLLAAKYLIDEKMKKRAARQSGIQPEREYEKQQGCGSHIS comes from the coding sequence ATGAGCGATTCATCTAAAGACTTATTAGTGCAAGGTTTGTGGAAAAACAACTCTGCATTAGTTCAATTATTAGGGCTTTGTCCGCTGCTCGCTGTGTCATCAACAGCAACCAACGCATTAGGGCTAGGCTTAGCGACCACATTAGTCTTAGTTTGTACTAATGTTGCCGTTTCTGCTTTACGTCGTTGGGTGCCATCAGAAATTCGCATCCCTATTTATGTGATGATTATTGCTTCTGTTGTTAGCGCGGTACAAATGTTAATCAACGCATATGCTTTTGGTTTGTATGAGTCACTTGGGATTTTTATTCCGTTAATCGTTACCAACTGCATTGTGATTGGACGCGCAGAAGCCTATGCATCTCGTAATCCTGTTGGGCTATCTGCCCTTGATGGGTTTGCTATGGGCTTAGGTGCAACCGCGACCTTGCTTGTTCTAGGAGCAATTCGTGAAGTTTTAGGGAATGGGACCTTATTTGATGGCGCTGACTTGTTACTCGGTTCTTGGGCTACCTCCCTTCGTATTGAAGTGTTACACCTTGATTCCCCATTTTTACTCGCTATGCTACCGCCTGGTGCCTTCATTGGCCTAGCACTACTATTAGCTGCGAAATACTTAATTGATGAAAAAATGAAAAAAAGAGCCGCACGACAATCTGGTATTCAACCAGAACGTGAATATGAAAAACAGCAAGGTTGCGGCAGCCATATTTCTTAA
- the rsxG gene encoding electron transport complex subunit RsxG, producing MLNTMRRHGVTLAIFAAGTTALSAAVYTLTKETIAEQAAIVQKKLLDQVIPSDLYDNDLAKECYLVTNEAILGNKQPRRLYLARKNGEPVAAALETTALDGYSGAIHLLVGTDFHGTVLGTRVTEHHETPGLGDKIETRISDWITYFSGKKITSDNDPKWAVKKDGGEFDQFTGATITPRAVVNATKRTAVFMQQIPQQLSNYPRCGDE from the coding sequence ATGTTGAACACGATGAGACGCCATGGGGTAACGTTAGCCATCTTTGCAGCAGGAACCACTGCGCTTAGTGCTGCTGTGTACACGTTAACGAAAGAGACTATTGCTGAGCAAGCTGCTATTGTTCAGAAAAAACTACTCGACCAAGTGATACCAAGTGATTTATACGATAACGACCTCGCAAAAGAGTGTTATTTAGTCACTAATGAGGCCATACTGGGTAATAAACAACCTAGGCGCTTGTATCTAGCCCGTAAAAATGGCGAACCTGTTGCTGCTGCCTTGGAAACAACAGCATTAGACGGCTACTCAGGCGCTATACATTTATTAGTCGGTACAGATTTTCACGGTACAGTACTGGGAACTCGTGTTACAGAACATCATGAAACACCTGGGCTTGGTGACAAAATTGAGACACGAATATCTGATTGGATTACTTATTTTAGTGGTAAAAAAATAACCTCTGATAATGACCCTAAATGGGCAGTTAAAAAAGATGGAGGTGAATTTGATCAGTTTACTGGAGCAACAATTACACCCAGAGCAGTCGTCAATGCCACTAAACGTACTGCGGTATTTATGCAACAAATTCCACAACAATTATCGAATTATCCACGCTGTGGGGACGAATAA